The genome window TTGGCAAACTAAGTCAATAAAAGGCCTTTTATTGACTGATTAAGGGAAAATTTATATGGAGCAAAGTATAAATGCTGAAGACTATGGCCCAACAGGCGCCCCAGCCTATTAAAACTTGAGGCAGACCACTACTGATAAGGCGTTGGACAAGGGTGGTGTACCTCATACCTGTTCGTTGATAGTTCGTTAAAAGCTCTTTTCCCGCCTCGATAGCTCCTTCAAGCTGCTTATCGGTTGGTTCCTTAGTGGTAAAGATTAGCTGCACTAGGTTGCCTACCGGCCTCCATAAGAAGATCGTTAACATTAGCGCCAGAAGCAGTCCTATCTCGCCAATGCTATGAGTTGCACCTATCTGAGATAGACCTATGAAT of bacterium contains these proteins:
- a CDS encoding DUF1385 domain-containing protein, with product VVHAIERGERLTLDVVKRMPRVHPRCGTNLAAGAMLFIGLSQIGATHSIGEIGLLLALMLTIFLWRPVGNLVQLIFTTKEPTDKQLEGAIEAGKELLTNYQRTGMRYTTLVQRLISSGLPQVLIGWGACWAIVFSIYTLLHINFPLISQ